The following proteins come from a genomic window of Sesamum indicum cultivar Zhongzhi No. 13 linkage group LG10, S_indicum_v1.0, whole genome shotgun sequence:
- the LOC105172668 gene encoding zinc finger protein-like 1 homolog — MVVCKCRKATKLYCFVHKVPVCGECICFPEHQICVVRSYSEWVIDGEYDWPPKCCQCQAALAEGTDPQTTRLGCLHVIHTNCLVSHIKSFPPHTAPAGYVCPTCSTSIWPPKSVRDSGSRLHSKLREAIMQTGLEKNLFGNHPVPLHGTESRSPPPAFASEPLIQASAAGGGEYNGGNFPFGKDAASTARPVDLGIVEIDEPSSATSSLPNHDSNFMKSTNPAGGPGATTRKSAVQVERQNSEASYYADDEDGNRKKYSRRGTFRHKFLRSLLPFWSSALPTLPVTAPPQKDVSHADDAPEGRLRHRRSSRMDPRKILLVTAIMACMATMGILYYRIAQRGLGDDLGGEGLQ, encoded by the exons ATGGTGGTCTGTAAATGTCGTAAG GCGACTAAATTGTATTGCTTCGTCCACAAGGTGCCCGTTTGTGGGGAATGTATATGCTTTCCAGAACAccaaatttgtgtg GTGCGTTCATACTCCGAGTGGGTAATTGATGGAGAGTATGATTGGCCTCCTAAATGCTGCCAGTGTCAAGCTGCCCTTGCTGAAGGAACAGACCCGCAAACTACTCGATTGGGTTGCTTGC ATGTTATACATACAAATTGCTTAGTTTCACACATTAAAAGTTTTCCTCCACACACTGCTCCTGCTGGATATGTCTGTCCAACCTGTTCAACTTCG ATATGGCCTCCAAAAAGCGTCAGAGATTCAGGATCTCGTCTTCATTCGAAGCTGAGAGAAGCAATTATGCAG ACTGGTTTGGAGAAGAACTTGTTTGGGAACCATCCAGTTCCATTGCATGGAACAGAGTCCCGAAGTCCTCCACCTGCGTTTGCCTCAGAACCACTGATTCAGGCCTCTGCTGCTGGAGGCGGAGAATACAATGGTGGAAATTTTCCTTTTGGAAAAGATGCGGCTTCTACTGCAAGACCTGTGGATTTGGGTATTGTGGAGATAGATGAACCTAGCTCAGCAACATCATCTTTACCTAATCATGATTCCAATTTCATGAAAAGCACAAATCCCGCTGGTGGT CCCGGTGCAACCACAAGAAAGAGTGCAGTGCAAGTTGAAAGGCAGAACTCAGAGGCCTCATATTATGCAGATGATGAAGATGGGAACAGAAAGAAGTACTCACGAAGAG gTACATTTCGCCACAAGTTCCTTAGGTCGTTGCTTCCATTCTGGTCAAGTGCATTGCCAACTCTACCAGTGACTGCTCCGCCACAAAAAGATGTCTCTCATGCTGATGATGCCCCAGAAGGTCGTTTAAGACATCGTAGGAGTTCAAGAATGGACCCAAGGAAAATACTCTTAGTTACAGCCATCAT GGCGTGTATGGCAACAATGGGTATTCTGTATTACAGAATTGCTCAACGCGGTCTGGGTGATGATCTGGGTGGTGAAGGGCTACAGTGA